A region of Stigmatopora nigra isolate UIUO_SnigA chromosome 6, RoL_Snig_1.1, whole genome shotgun sequence DNA encodes the following proteins:
- the cnnm2b gene encoding metal transporter CNNM2 isoform X2 — protein sequence MPTVVNMAEWLFPAPTAAKMASVNRVRALTLIFLTVTGCFVTSTSGKEGSEDTVISGLRLEDTDDISFMDKGYLRVSERSRIKLRVYGQNINNETWSKIAFTEHERSRAGVSLDSTSGDNHSQEDLSGLHPCGIRTSDIIILPNIVVNRKTSGIVEIEVKPLRKTEKSKAYFLCIATSSPAVAGTHVPRTENTWIYHDGEDTRVIVVEEKKFLLPFWLQVIFISMLLCLSGMFSGLNLGLMALDPMELQIVQNCGTEKEKNYAKKIEPVRSQGNYLLCSLLLGNVLVNTTLTILLDDIAGSGLIAVVMSTIGIVIFGEIVPQAICSRHGLAVGANTIFLTKFFMLLTFPASYPVSKLLDYLLGQEIGTVYNREKLLEMLRVTDPYNDLVKEELNIIQGALELRTKTVEVVMTPLRDCFMIPGDTTLDFNTMSEIMKSGYTRIPVFEGERSNIVDLLFVKDLAFVDPDDCTPLKTITKFYSHPLHFVFNDTKLDAMLEEFKKGLTFLKQWLHSK from the coding sequence ATGCCTACGGTTGTCAATATGGCAGAGTGGTTATTCCCAGCACCCACCGCTGCAAAAATGGCGTCAGTGAACCGGGTCCGCGCGTTGACGTTAATTTTCTTGACTGTCACTGGTTGTTTTGTCACCTCGACAAGTGGCAAGGAAGGATCCGAGGACACAGTCATCAGTGGCCTCCGCCTGGAGGATACGGATGACATTTCTTTCATGGATAAAGGTTACTTGCGGGTGAGTGAGCGCTCTCGGATCAAATTAAGAGTGTACGGGCAGAACATCAACAACGAGACTTGGTCCAAGATCGCCTTCACAGAACACGAGAGGAGCCGGGCGGGGGTGAGCCTTGACAGCACTTCAGGGGATAACCACAGTCAAGAGGACTTGTCCGGCTTGCATCCCTGTGGTATTAGGACTTCAGATATCATCATTCTACCAAACATTGTCGTCAACAGAAAGACATCTGGAATAGTTGAGATAGAGGTCAAACCTCTGCGGAAGACGGAGAAGAGCAAAGCCTACTTCCTTTGCATTGCTACCTCCTCACCTGCTGTGGCTGGAACGCATGTCCCACGGACGGAGAACACCTGGATCTACCACGACGGCGAGGACACCAGAGTGATCGTAGTGGAGGAGAAAAAGTTTTTGCTGCCTTTCTGGCTCCAGGTTATCTTCATCTCTATGCTGCTGTGTCTGTCGGGTATGTTCAGCGGTTTGAACCTGGGACTTATGGCTCTGGACCCTATGGAGCTCCAGATAGTGCAGAATTGTGGCacggaaaaggagaaaaattacGCTAAAAAGATCGAGCCAGTCAGAAGTCAAGGGAATTATCTGCTCTGCTCGCTTCTTCTCGGTAATGTATTGGTGAACACAACGCTGACCATTTTGTTGGATGATATTGCTGGTTCGGGGTTGATCGCCGTGGTTATGTCCACCATTGGAATAGTGATCTTTGGGGAAATTGTGCCTCAGGCCATATGCTCCAGACATGGCCTGGCTGTGGGGGCCAACACCATATTCCTGACAAAGTTCTTCATGTTGCTCACCTTCCCTGCTTCCTACCCAGTGAGCAAACTGCTTGACTACTTGCTCGGTCAGGAGATTGGAACGGTTTACAACCGGGAAAAACTTCTGGAGATGCTGCGCGTCACGGATCCTTACAATGACCTAGTCAAGGAGGAGCTTAACATCATTCAGGGTGCTCTGGAGTTGAGGACTAAGACCGTGGAGGTCGTAATGACGCCGCTTCGAGATTGCTTCATGATCCCCGGGGATACCACTCTTGACTTCAACACCATGTCTGAAATCATGAAGAGTGGATATACACGTATTCCTGTCTTTGAGGGTGAGAGGTCCAACATTGTGGACCTTCTCTTTGTTAAGGACCTGGCCTTTGTTGACCCAGATGATTGCACACCACTCAAAACCATCACAAAATTTTATAGCCACCCATTGCACTTTGTCTTTAATGACACCAAGTTGGATGCAATGCTGGaagaatttaaaaaag
- the LOC144198072 gene encoding arsenite methyltransferase-like: MADKTSSQDTDVHLGVKDYYGKILQKTSDINSNACSAQVGPLPKYILQALKKVHPDVTDRYYGCGSTMPECLEGCKILDLGCGSGRDCYTLSQLVGEAGHITGIDMTEDQLEVARKHVDFHMKEFGYKNPNVTFVHGYIEALSEAALEKNSFDIIISNCVVNLSPDKRKVLTEAYCVLKDGGEFFFSDMYCNGRQTDEIKNNKLLWGEGFGGALWYKDLLQLAEEVGFRPPRLVKANVITVHNKGIQAILGDFKFVSATYRLFKVPKSTPNPCKLIYNGKITGAEDNLLFDCQYNFKTDQVVEVDGELADILTHSRFSQAFTFLPQGGSCDPCAIKPKAVSVDPFELALQLQKQSVGSATGGCCSTQSATCCN; encoded by the exons ATGGCTGATAAAACAAG CTCTCAAGATACCGATGTCCACCTGGGTGTTAAG GATTATTATGGAAAGATCTTGCAGAAGACGTCAGATATTAACAGTAATGCCTGTTCGGCTCAAGTTGGACCCTTGCCGAAATACATCCTCCAGGCTCTGAAGAAAGTACACCCTGATGTGACGGACAG ATACTATGGTTGTGGCTCGACTATGCCAGAGTGTTTGGAAGGCTGCAAGATTCTGGACTTGGGCTGCGGCAGTGGCAGAGATTGTTACACGCTAAGTCAATTGGTGGGAGAGGCTGGACATATCACTGGCATCGACATGACCGAAGATCAG TTGGAAGTGGCCAGGAAACATGTGGACTTTCACATGAAGGAGTTTGGCTACAAGAATCCCAATGTTACCTTTGTTCATGGATACATTGAGGCATTGTCAGAGGCAGCTTTGGAAAAGAACTCTTTTGATATAATCAT CTCCAATTGTGTGGTGAATCTTTCTCCAGACAAGAGGAAAGTCCTGACTGAAGCCTACTGTGTGCTTAAG GATGGTGGTGAGTTTTTCTTCAGTGACATGTACTGCAATGGAAGACAGACTGATgagataaaaaacaacaaacttcTCTGGG GTGAGGGTTTCGGTGGTGCATTGTGGTACAAAGATCTTCTACAGTTGGCCGAGGAAGTTGGATTTAGACCCCCAAGACTCGTCAAAGCCAATGTGATCACTGTTCACAACAAAGGCATTCAAGCCATACTGG GTGACTTCAAATTTGTTTCCGCCACTTACCGTCTGTTTAAGGTCCCCAAAAGCACCCCAAATCCATGTAAATTAATTTACAATGGAAAGATTACAGGGGCAGAGGACAATCTCCTCTTTGACTGTCAGTACAACTTCAAG ACTGATCAAGTGGTAGAAGTTGATGGTGAATTAGCCGACATCCTGACCCATTCCAGATTTTCACAGGCTTTCACATTCTTGCCACAAGGAGGCTCTTGTGATCCGTGTGCAATAAAACCAAAG GCAGTCTCTGTGGATCCATTTGAGCTGGCTTTGCAGCTGCAGAAACAGAGTGTAGGCTCAGCCACAGGGGGATGCTGCAGTACGCAGTCTGCAACCTGCTGCAATTGA